A single region of the Caballeronia insecticola genome encodes:
- a CDS encoding Rossmann-fold NAD(P)-binding domain-containing protein yields MPYSDFDDSPILVLGANGKTGRRVSERLRGLGKNVRACARSTQPRFDWNDRATWPAVLAGAKRAYVTYQPDLAIPGALDTVSAFFDMALANGTERIVLLSGRGEEEAQAAEQALQRSGAIWTVLRCSWFMQNFSESFLLDPVREGTLALPVGDIKEPFVDAEDIADAAVVALTESGHENRLYELTGPRALSFAEALDCIARATQRDLNLVPIPVDAFRAGLLEASVSKEESDLIVYLFTTVLDGRNEKPADDMRLALHRAPGSFENYVKRTAANGVWTV; encoded by the coding sequence ATGCCTTATTCGGACTTCGACGACTCGCCCATCCTCGTTCTGGGCGCAAATGGCAAAACCGGGCGGCGCGTGTCGGAACGTTTGCGCGGGCTGGGCAAGAACGTGCGCGCATGTGCACGCTCGACGCAACCCCGCTTCGACTGGAACGATCGCGCGACGTGGCCCGCCGTGCTTGCGGGCGCAAAGCGCGCGTATGTGACGTATCAGCCCGATCTTGCGATACCCGGCGCGCTCGATACGGTCAGTGCGTTCTTCGATATGGCGCTCGCCAACGGTACGGAGCGCATCGTGCTGCTGTCGGGACGCGGAGAAGAAGAAGCGCAAGCCGCCGAGCAGGCGCTGCAGCGCTCGGGCGCGATCTGGACCGTTCTGAGATGCAGCTGGTTCATGCAGAACTTCAGCGAGAGCTTTCTGCTCGACCCGGTGCGCGAAGGCACGCTCGCGCTGCCGGTGGGCGATATCAAAGAGCCTTTCGTGGATGCAGAAGACATTGCCGATGCAGCCGTCGTCGCACTCACCGAGTCAGGCCATGAAAACCGGCTTTATGAGCTTACCGGCCCGCGCGCGCTATCGTTCGCCGAAGCGCTCGATTGCATCGCTCGAGCAACGCAGCGCGACTTGAACCTCGTACCTATTCCAGTCGATGCATTTCGCGCAGGCCTGCTGGAAGCGAGCGTGTCCAAAGAGGAATCCGATTTGATCGTCTATCTCTTCACCACGGTGCTAGACGGCCGCAACGAAAAGCCCGCTGACGACATGCGACTCGCTTTGCATCGCGCGCCTGGCTCCTTTGAGAACTATGTCAAGCGGACTGCAGCGAACGGCGTGTGGACCGTGTGA
- a CDS encoding TetR/AcrR family transcriptional regulator: MQKKSAKAEADLNTARRQPAQQRSRDRLDRILEVAQQLIAEKGSEHVKMSEIAELAEISIGSLYQYFPDKRAIVRTLAELYAAESRRCVREALDAVRDKTQLLNSFSALVDQYYEIVMDKPVMRDISSALRSDKELMNFEIAESRACGALLAAAIRRVKPQVESKRVNALAFLIWQLGEETMRLAVAHKRSEGVLLVDAYKRMSLRAIEEA; the protein is encoded by the coding sequence ATGCAAAAGAAATCGGCGAAAGCGGAAGCGGACTTGAATACGGCACGAAGGCAACCCGCGCAGCAGCGCAGCCGTGACCGGCTGGATCGCATTCTGGAGGTCGCGCAGCAGTTGATTGCCGAAAAGGGAAGCGAGCACGTGAAGATGAGCGAGATCGCCGAGCTTGCGGAAATCTCCATAGGATCGCTTTACCAATATTTCCCCGACAAGCGCGCGATCGTGCGCACGCTGGCCGAACTGTATGCGGCGGAAAGCCGCCGCTGTGTGCGCGAGGCGCTCGACGCTGTGCGCGACAAGACGCAATTGCTAAACAGCTTTAGCGCGCTGGTCGATCAATACTATGAAATCGTGATGGACAAACCGGTGATGCGCGACATCTCATCGGCGCTGCGCTCGGACAAGGAGCTGATGAACTTCGAGATCGCGGAGAGCCGCGCGTGCGGCGCATTGCTCGCGGCCGCGATTCGGCGCGTCAAGCCGCAGGTGGAAAGCAAGCGCGTCAATGCGCTCGCGTTCCTGATCTGGCAACTAGGGGAAGAAACGATGCGCCTCGCTGTCGCACACAAGCGCAGCGAGGGCGTTTTGCTCGTCGATGCCTATAAGCGGATGAGCTTGCGAGCGATCGAGGAGGCCTGA